The following DNA comes from Miscanthus floridulus cultivar M001 chromosome 5, ASM1932011v1, whole genome shotgun sequence.
AGTCTGCAGCAATGACTTATCAGCAGCAGGATCCTATGGTGAGTCATCTGATGGTTGGTCAATGCGCACATTTTCTGAAATGGTTGCAACATCCCAAAGGGAGAGGTGGTCACTTGATAGTGAGCTCTTGGGATCCATTTCTAGTAAAATGACAAGATCAAGTGCTTCGAATTCTACTTCACTTCCCCCTGaccaagaggtgtgcaagctgTGTTTGAAGCTGTTAAAGGAGAGATCGACATGGAATGCTCAGGAGCTGGCTGttgctgctgttttgttgtgtGGACATGTGTACCATGCTGACTGTCTGGACAGCATAACTACAGAAGCTGACAAATATGACCCTCCATGCCCTGTATGCACCCATGGTGAGAAATGTACAGTGAAGCTATTTGGGAAGCTGGAATCAAAGATTAAGAACAAGATACCAAAAAATGTGGCAGTTGATATGAATCCAGATGGGAACAGTAATAAGCACCAGAAGAAAGGTAGCAGAGAGCCCAGGTTAGGTACAAGTTCAAGCATGAAGGTCCCGTTTAGTCGTCCATTTTTGCGGAGACATTTCTCCATTGGATCTCGACCACCTCGGTCAGTCTCAGAAACTGATTCGACAAGAAAGAAGGGATTCTGGGCAAGACACTGGAGAGAGTAGAATAGCTTCCAGTTGTCATTAGGTGGGCTGGTCTCCATTATTATGTTTTGGTAAGTTCAATTTTATATAGCAGGTTACTAGTTCTATTCCTTCTCCGGGGATGAATTCAAATTAGCGTCGAATTTGGAATTTCTCACGTCATCTCTGAACAGTTTAAAGtggacagcctgttcgcttgttggtttcagccagggcgtattagccagccaacagtgttttcctctcacaacaaaccagcacgagccgggcttatcagcccagaaaccaaccagcgaacaggctgattcaaTTAATAACATTATTAATTGAATGTGTTCTTTTCACAGGAAGGATCTTTAAGAGGAGGTGAACTCCCCAGCATGCAAGCTAATGGAGTAAAGACTGGCACAAGGGCTGCCGAGCAACCCACATATTTGGAAGTTTCTCCCAGCCATCATATTCGGATACTGGCGCAGAGCGCATGGTAGCGCAGGTTCCAGTAATCCAGGATAGTAGAATAACAAGGTTTCTTATACCAAGCGAGACAGGGTTTGTCGGGCCCTGGTTTCAGCTTAGTAATAGTAGCAATCTAACAGAAACGGTGTGGCCTTCCTGGATAGGCCCAATGCAAATGCTGGGTTGCTAGATTATGTAACCAGCATGCTAGATTATTTATTGTACTCGCAGTTTTTTTTTAATGATTGACTAAGGTACTTATTGTTGGATGGAATGCCGAATGCATTCAAGTTGAAGGCTTCAGTGGTAGAATTTTTCGATGAGATTGGCTGAACTGAGTATCCGTTTGTTCGCACACACCCCCAGCTGACAGTGACGTAAAATTGCTAGTAAATTTGAGCTCCACTTCTGCCTGTTTGCAGAAGATTTGCTCTGGAATTCGTACAAATTTAGCTTACCTACTTTGCGCTGCAAGCGAAGTTGAGACAACAAAATCGTTATCGAAGTCTCATCGCAGGTAAGATATCCTGCTAGCGTAGTGTCCTGAAGTCACATGGTAACCAATCTAGCGTAACTTGTTTCCTCCATTTCACCAAAATTGTAGCTCTTCCATGCAACTATGCAAGCAGGCAGCAGCAATTAGGTTATGCCAACCAGAAAAAACGGCACATGAAACAAACGATACATCATAGGAAATTCATTTAGCGTAACTTGTTTCCTCCATTTCACCAAAATTGTAGCTCTTGCATGCAACTATGCAAGCAGGCAGCAGCAATTAGCTTATGCCAACCAGAAATAGGGCACATGAAACAAACGATACATCATAGGAAATTCTGAAACCGAAAGTACTTAACAAACTCTTAGACAGCAGAATTCATATGGATTATTGGAGTACAATTCTGTAGTCAAGCGAGAGACCATCTTCACTTCTTCAAACAGAAGCTATTATAAAAGAGAATGCAAACAATGCAGTGGTCTCAATGCAAACATGCAGTGGTCTCTAGTGTAATtatgtagtcatccactatcatttATAAACATAGTTCAGATTTACAAATCTAAGGATAACAGTAACAGCCAAAGGTACATCTTTTTTGTTCATACGCCCCCAccattttttcctttttcttgtcTTTTTTGATAGGCACCCGTTGGTAGCAACTAGACGATCAAAAAGAGAAAACTTAATATGtacagcaccacaaaaaaacatGTGGAGATAACTGGGAATCAGTGGTCGCACAAATGTATCTCCAGAAGGCCAGTAACCCCAGTGAGAAAAGCTGAGGAACTCGATTACTATTCCAGTCCAATGCAAGTAAGTAAAGCTGACGAACTACTCCAAGGATGAAGCCGGGAAGATGCTACGCTGAAGCCAATGCTGCCGATGACCACTAGAGCTACAACTAAGCATGCTGATGTTTGATGATTCAAATTTATAGGTTGGCACCAGAGCGGTGATAATGCAGCACTGCAACAGCAGCAACTCCAACCACAAAAAAGGCAACAAATATGTATGCCTTGAATCCAGCTGATGAACATCTTTTGAAGCCCTTGAGATAACCTTGATTGTTGTGGCCTTCAGGATTGGCTGCATCAGACTGCTTGGCAGAAATGACATTTTTTGTATTTTTCTTCTGGTGCTCAACATCAGTCCTGAGATCAAGACGACAACCACTGTTATCTGTAAACTTCATAGTCTGGTTGATAGATTCGGAATTACTTGTAACCATCCTCTTAATTCCAACCTGCATTTTAAAATTGACAGCTGCTAGCGAATTGTTAGCAGGAGATGTGGTTGCTCTGCGCCTTCGTATTGTAATTCCATTGTCAATATTTCCATTTGACATATTTGTCTTGTTATTTTCCTGGTCTAACTGCAATTCAGCGTTCGCAGTTCCATTCTCAAAGTTGTTTGGAAGAGCATACGAATCTGTTCCCATCATATATGCTTGGTTGGTAGGAAAAGCAATAGCTTCCTGGCCAGCTTGTTCCAAGAATATACTGTCATTGAACTGGTCAGTACCAGGATACAACATACTGTAAAGATCCTCTGGAAGATCATCAATGAATAGGTAGTCTGTGGCATCTGTTCCATCCTGGATAGGGCTAGCATGGCCTGGTCCAATATTCGGAGCCACAGAACCAGGATTCTGCAAATTCTGCAAGGAAAACAAATGCAAAGGGTGTTGGACCAGTACAAACAAGTACGCAATTTCTGAAAGCAGTGAATAAAAACTCCCAGCCAAAATACAATAAAGCATGTACAATACAACAACAGAGAAAGAATTGACAATTTGCAGAAAGAGTTTTCCATGGTCCAAAGAGAAAAGTACTTGATTATCAGGGACAAGGGAACTGAATGTGTAGTTATAGGTTCAGTTTACCCAATGAAGAAATATCCAGAAATCCCAAAGATCAAACAAACTTAAAATAATTTGGCTGCTTTATATTTTGAATTATCAACATGAAACTTTTGCAGAGAttcattatttttatttttacttTAGAGCTTTCCAAGGAAAATAAAAACATTATGCTAACCTAAGGGCTTGTTGGACAGAGCTCCTGACGCAGATTCTATCCAGGAGAAGCTCTGCCAAACCCAAACAGTAATTTACAGAGAAGTGATTCCATGCTGATTCCGCAAAGTGATTCTCTGAAATGAACCAAGAGCCTaggagctgaaaaaagtagcttTTCCTAATTCACTTCTctcacaacaacaacatagcctttcagtcccaaacaagttggggtaggctaattCACTTCTCTCACAGAATCACCTTTTACCTATAGTTTATCTTAGAGAATCCACTTTCAGCCACAAAATTACTTCTCTCAGAGAATCAAGGGCAGAAGAAGAtgtaccaaacatgccctaagatAGAAGCTCTACCAAATAGGGCATCAActatataaaaaaaaaatccaaattttTGGGTGCCCCACGACATACTAGATATTGGTGTCACTACACTTTCAGTAGTCGATCAGTGTGGTTATAAGCTTGCAATGAGCCAACTAGTAGTTTAGTACCAAGACAAAGTAGGGCCTGGTGTAACTCAGGTGAGATTTAGAAAAAAAATGTTACATAGAAgtgcagatttttttttttatttttatggaaGTGGTGTAATTGGTATCCACATGTTGGCAGACTTCTTCAGTATTCCCATGGCAGAAGTGCTTTGATGCAAACCTTATTGAGCGCCGGCCATCTACTACTTCTCAGCACATACAAACAAGGAGAACTGAAGAACTGCCTGCTAATAACATGGTGGAATTGTGGGAGTGCCACTCCTTCCACTGGGGCTCCAACGGACAAGTGCACCTCAGTTAGGAAACACATGCCCATGTTCCATGAGGTTGCAGGTTTGCTTCTGCTAGGGGACACATCGAAGTTTTGGGTGCCTCTAGAATTATGGATGTGTGCTTGGGAGGCCCGTTTTCTTCTGCATGCACACCAGGCTTGTGTTTAATCTTAAAAGAAAAATTTAATCTAGAATAAGTATGTTAGATATAGAATTAAAAATGTCAGCTTGTAACTTAATCCAGCAACCTGTTGTCCGTGCATTATCACTTTGCTCACAGGGGAACTAAATccccctaaggccttgtttggatgcgcacgtattcatctcaatccacatgtgttgaagtggattggagtggaattaaactaaattccattccattccactccaacacatgtgaattgaggtggatacacatgcatccaaacaaggcctaactaTTTAAAGTTGCACCAGTGGTACCCATACTTTTCTCGCTGTAACATCTTGGTACCTAAAGTATTAAAATGCAGGTCTAGGTCCCTAAACATACTGAGTGTGAAACTCAAGGTCCAAGCCTCTCTAATCAACATGTAATCATACAGTAAAGCACAGAAATGGCAATAGCTGAGAGTGGGGAAGTATCCGAGGTTGCCTCATTGTCAATTGCAGGATATCTTGTCAGCAGTGGAGGGGAGGAGAATAGAGATGGCTATGTTGGCATGCCATGTAGACAGTTATGCGTTGAGTAGGGAGATTTGGCCTCGAGTGGCACACTTAGATGTTGTTTGGTTCGCAAAAATGTAACGTTATCTGTTCACAGAGGGGGAATAGAAAGAAATACTTGCGTTTGGTTAAGGTCAGGCCATAATCAAAGTAAGGTGTAATTAGACACCGGTCTATGCACCATTGATTCATCCCCTCCCTGACCGCTATCGCATTACTAGCTGCCACCGCTCAAGCACTTTTGCTTCCCCTGACTCCATGATATCGTCACCATGCCCAACCAAACAGTTCAAGTAATCACTAATCCCACTGCTAATCCCCCCGCGATCCATTTCCAAAACCATTTACGTTACCAGCGAGGGAACCAAACACATATGTTAGTAAGTTTAAGGACCCAGATTGACATTTTATTAGTTTTTTTAGGAACATGTATGAACACATTGGGAGAAGCTTATGGACTGCCAGCGTAATTTACTCAAAAAAGCCTAGAACTACTGTGAGCCTCAGAAACTTACCGATGATTCAGCATATTGTTCAGTCGGAGACACGTCAGCAGAACCAGTATCAACTACAAGGTTAAATGAAGGTGAAGGATCCAACAGTTCTTCCAGCCATGTTTCCAGTTCATTACCACCATTTGGAAATGTCGAATCAGGAGTGATAGCTGCCTGAGCAACATCATTAGATAGTTCAGCACTGCCAACTGGTGTAGTTGCATGGTTCGATTCTTCTGAACAGATGACTGAGGCAGCAGCATCTTCTGGCTTTACAGTGCTGACAACTGATGTAGCAGCAGCATCTAGTTGTTCCAGATGAGAGTTCCTGTTGCCCACCTCATTATCATTATCTAATGCCCAGTCATTTCTTTTAGTAACACGGCAGAGGACAAAGGCATCCTGCAGAAAAAGAAAAACTACATTAGCATACTGGACCTCAACCTTAGGCAACAGAATATAGGATAATCATATAACCAAGCAAGTTGACTGCAAGATGGCTTTAAGGCACATCACACAGTAAGTCAGACCTGGTGCCAGCCCATGTGGCACAGCCCATCTATGCCATCTATAGTAAGTCCTACAACATATAAATCCAAGAAGCAAGATCTAATATATACTCTTCAAGATACAATTCTCTGAAACCACTATTATATTACTCAGAAACATGTATTACAATCAACAGTGCAATACCTTCATATCAGGGCTGACTTTACATTCATTCTCGTCTATGTAGTACTCATGCATAATCCACTCAGTGCGTCTGCCAGAGGGAGGCCGGCCTTCATGAAAAACTAAAGTCTTCTTTGTTCCTAGAGTCCGCTTGTTCAGCTTTATGGCTCGGTCCTTCCCAGTTGATTTCCAGTAACCAGCAAGTGTTGCCCTGTTTGATCTAGAGCCAGTAGGGTACTTCCTGTCACGAGAGGCAAAGAAATGCCACTTGTTGTCCTTGATTGGAAGATTGCACTTTGCTGCAAATACCATCAGAACTCAGAAAATCAGGAAATATGAGGATATGAGCCATGCAATAGGAGAGAACATTTGAATTGCATTCATAAGTGGTGCAAATAGCAGAAAACTTCATCCACAGAGCTAAAGAACAGATACTAGATAAAGAGGATACATATTGACAGGAATCACTTTAATGTAAAACAAAAAAGCTGCATCAGTGATAAACTTGATTGAAAAATATTTCTTGTCTAGCTGTCTATGATTGACAAGGACTTCATAGGATTCAGCTAGATATCACATCTAGGCCAAACTCAGATAAAACTTGAGATaaccctttttttttttgcaaagttcTCCACGAACTCAACTAAAAATTATGAAAGCATGGTCAACATACCAGGTAAATCCCATGGTTCATGCTTGTATATATCCACCTCTGGTATAAGATCATATTCAATTTTCTGGCCAAGTATTTTCCTCTTCAGATAGTGAGAAATAAGTTCAGGATCTGAAGGATGGAATCCAAATCCTGGTGGTTGGTACATATCACGCAGTACTTCCATTTtacaatcggcctgttcgctggttggtttctgtgctgataagcccgactggtgctaatttgttgtgagagcaaaatactgttggctggctgataatcCCTGGCtcaaaccaacaagcgaacaggttgaTTATCTGCATTATCCACAGAACACAAACAAAAGCACAAGCATGATCAGAACCATAACAATTCAAAAGTATGGATTCTCAAATGATTGAGGTAAACAATCATGCCTACGATAAACAATCATGCCAGCAAAGGCAGAATATACATTGAGCTCATTAACTCTTCCACTAGAAAACGCTCTTGAGGCCTTGATTCTCAAAACAAAGCAGAAATTTCTAAAGCGTTACAACCAAAAAAAACACAGGATTTTAGTTCTTCACTCTTTCCCCCTATATGGCAAAGTAAAATTTTGCTAGTGGGAAAAAATCGACCAAAGCATATAGTCAAAGAACAAAGATAGTTGCACAATAGCAGTCCCACGAGACTCAAAAGGACCAATTGCATTGTTTTCAAACATGGAAGCAATTTCAGCATATAGTGtaacaaaaacaaaaaactgaagatAGAGAAGAAGCCAACAATCCATTTCCAAGGGAGCCAACACATCCATTTTTATCTGTGAACAATATTTTCCATCTAACGTACTACATGTTTTCTTTATAAGACCTGATAGGGCCACCATCAACAATAAATCACTGAACTGGGAAAGGAAGCTTAAAGCCTGCTAAAAATG
Coding sequences within:
- the LOC136449755 gene encoding uncharacterized protein, whose protein sequence is MGANCCIAAKERTQPCITPIEVSAYRNVRHSPSWSFRWDNRTHIEDIMDIPTLFSNHSSGSIRPDTKSGSIAPTEGFSNGNSRGTSPSNVFHGAKWHKSDKKLEAPKVTKADPRADRSTASNSSPEAKLSRKSLDMSSVALVSRADPSSSRGHSQPTDSDSTKKARRSPGYQLYRQVSDSKIPSLRSLNEISSPEGRPSSSMLSVCSNDLSAAGSYGESSDGWSMRTFSEMVATSQRERWSLDSELLGSISSKMTRSSASNSTSLPPDQEVCKLCLKLLKERSTWNAQELAVAAVLLCGHVYHADCLDSITTEADKYDPPCPVCTHGEKCTVKLFGKLESKIKNKIPKNVAVDMNPDGNSNKHQKKGSREPRLGTSSSMKVPFSRPFLRRHFSIGSRPPRSVSETDSTRKKGFWARHWRE
- the LOC136449754 gene encoding NAC domain-containing protein 74-like; the encoded protein is MEVLRDMYQPPGFGFHPSDPELISHYLKRKILGQKIEYDLIPEVDIYKHEPWDLPAKCNLPIKDNKWHFFASRDRKYPTGSRSNRATLAGYWKSTGKDRAIKLNKRTLGTKKTLVFHEGRPPSGRRTEWIMHEYYIDENECKVSPDMKDAFVLCRVTKRNDWALDNDNEVGNRNSHLEQLDAAATSVVSTVKPEDAAASVICSEESNHATTPVGSAELSNDVAQAAITPDSTFPNGGNELETWLEELLDPSPSFNLVVDTGSADVSPTEQYAESSNLQNPGSVAPNIGPGHASPIQDGTDATDYLFIDDLPEDLYSMLYPGTDQFNDSIFLEQAGQEAIAFPTNQAYMMGTDSYALPNNFENGTANAELQLDQENNKTNMSNGNIDNGITIRRRRATTSPANNSLAAVNFKMQVGIKRMVTSNSESINQTMKFTDNSGCRLDLRTDVEHQKKNTKNVISAKQSDAANPEGHNNQGYLKGFKRCSSAGFKAYIFVAFFVVGVAAVAVLHYHRSGANL